In one Bryobacteraceae bacterium genomic region, the following are encoded:
- a CDS encoding hydantoinase B/oxoprolinase family protein, with translation MPRQDPIELELFRHLTASICGEMGIVLRKTAFSVNIKERRDYSCAVYDAAGETVAMGDHMPVHLGAMPESVRHVRDAFDLRPGDVAIVNDPFRGGTHLPDITAVAGVFLEGERKPRFYLANRAHHADVGGMSPGSMPLAREIYQEGIRIPPVLLAERGQLNRPLLDLILANVRTPAEREGDLLAQMMSIERGRARLLDAVARYGITRVERNLRELCAYSEGMMRARLASLRPGVYRFEDALDNDGVFQRPVRIAVAITLGGSRAIVDFSDSDPQAAGPVNANHAVTRSAVSYVFRCLIHEDVPFTSGLTRPIQIVNPEGLVTNAGPPAPMAAGNVETSQRITDVLLGALALAEPGAIAAASSGTMNNISFGGWDAARNRPFAYYETIAGGGGAHRDGPGLHATHSHMTNSLNTPVEAFEHEYPVRVRRYAIRRGSGGRGRHPGGDGIHKELEFLADAELTILSDRRQTRPYGLTGGEPGQPGRNRVNARAVPGKVRMAVRAGDVVSIESPGGGGWGFVESSDDPL, from the coding sequence GTGCCGCGCCAGGATCCTATCGAACTCGAGTTGTTCCGCCACCTCACCGCCTCCATCTGCGGCGAAATGGGTATCGTGCTCCGCAAGACCGCGTTCTCCGTCAATATCAAGGAGCGTCGCGATTACTCCTGCGCCGTCTACGATGCGGCCGGCGAAACCGTCGCCATGGGCGATCATATGCCAGTGCATCTCGGCGCGATGCCGGAATCCGTGCGCCACGTCCGTGACGCGTTCGATCTCCGGCCCGGTGATGTCGCCATCGTCAACGATCCGTTCCGCGGAGGCACCCACCTTCCCGATATCACCGCCGTCGCCGGCGTCTTCCTCGAAGGCGAACGCAAGCCGCGCTTCTATCTTGCCAACCGCGCCCATCACGCCGACGTCGGCGGCATGAGCCCCGGCTCGATGCCGCTCGCCCGCGAGATCTACCAGGAAGGCATCCGCATACCGCCCGTGCTGCTCGCCGAACGCGGACAATTGAACCGCCCCCTGCTCGACCTGATTCTCGCCAACGTCCGCACGCCCGCCGAACGCGAAGGCGACCTGCTGGCCCAGATGATGTCGATCGAACGCGGCCGGGCGCGCCTGCTCGACGCCGTTGCTCGCTACGGGATCACCCGCGTCGAACGTAACCTGCGCGAGTTGTGCGCCTACTCGGAGGGGATGATGCGCGCGCGCCTCGCCAGTCTCCGCCCTGGCGTGTACCGCTTCGAAGACGCGCTCGATAACGACGGAGTGTTCCAGCGCCCGGTGCGGATTGCCGTCGCCATCACGCTCGGCGGCAGCCGTGCCATCGTCGACTTTTCGGACTCGGATCCGCAAGCCGCCGGCCCCGTCAACGCCAACCACGCCGTTACCCGTTCCGCCGTCAGCTACGTCTTCCGCTGCCTGATCCACGAAGACGTTCCGTTCACCAGCGGGCTCACCCGGCCCATTCAAATCGTCAATCCCGAAGGCCTCGTCACCAATGCCGGCCCGCCCGCGCCGATGGCCGCCGGCAATGTGGAGACGTCGCAGCGCATCACCGACGTTCTGCTCGGAGCGCTCGCGCTGGCCGAACCCGGCGCCATCGCCGCGGCCAGCTCGGGCACCATGAACAACATCTCGTTCGGCGGCTGGGACGCCGCTCGCAACCGCCCCTTCGCCTACTACGAGACCATCGCCGGAGGCGGCGGCGCCCATCGCGATGGGCCCGGACTCCACGCCACCCACTCCCATATGACCAACAGCCTGAACACGCCCGTGGAAGCCTTCGAGCACGAGTACCCGGTGCGCGTCCGCCGCTACGCGATTCGCCGCGGCTCCGGCGGGCGTGGACGTCACCCGGGCGGCGACGGAATCCATAAGGAACTCGAGTTTCTCGCCGACGCCGAACTCACCATCCTCTCGGACCGCCGGCAGACGCGGCCCTACGGTCTCACCGGCGGCGAACCCGGTCAGCCCGGTCGTAATCGCGTCAATGCCCGCGCCGTCCCAGGCAAAGTGCGGATGGCCGTGCGCGCCGGCGATGTCGTCTCCATCGAGTCCCCTGGCGGCGGAGGCTGGGGATTCGTTGAGTCGAGCGACGATCCGCTATGA
- a CDS encoding EamA family transporter produces MTTPVSSMLLVFGASFIGSIGAVFLKSGADRLHRDPKSLLTNWPLAAGIATFVASSLLYLKGIKNGELTVLYPMVSLGYVWTLLWSRIFFGEPLTKAKFGGLALIGIGITMLAMGNR; encoded by the coding sequence GTGACGACTCCGGTTTCCTCGATGCTGCTGGTTTTCGGCGCTTCGTTCATCGGGTCGATTGGCGCGGTGTTCCTGAAGTCCGGCGCAGACCGCCTCCACCGCGACCCCAAGTCCCTGCTCACCAATTGGCCTTTGGCCGCCGGAATCGCCACCTTCGTCGCCTCGTCGCTGCTCTATCTCAAGGGCATCAAGAACGGAGAGTTGACGGTGCTCTACCCGATGGTCTCGCTCGGCTACGTGTGGACGCTGCTTTGGTCCCGGATCTTCTTCGGCGAGCCGCTCACCAAGGCGAAGTTCGGCGGCCTCGCGCTCATCGGGATCGGCATCACGATGCTAGCGATGGGGAACCGTTAG
- a CDS encoding TonB-dependent receptor, with amino-acid sequence MRHPHIAAMAAVCLLTLIAGAQEFRATISGHVLDSSGAAVPNAKIQTVNTATNETSTATSDGSGNYSIPFLRPGVYKMNVTADGFKQFNRENITLQVGQIAGIDVALEVGAMTESISVTAEAAILETQTASRSGVVNTKQVAELPLNARNPFMLGTMMPGVTFRGAAIWQRPFDNGAIAQWSVNGGRQSNNEFMLDGAPNNAQAGGNNIAYVPIVDAVQEFNVQMNSYDAQYGKTGGGVFNVVLKSGTNDFHATGWEFLRRKVLDANTFQGNAAGGSRADHVLDQYGFQLEGPLYIPKLLTKTSRTRGFFLGSFENYRENTPNPLTNSYPEQEMRNGDFSKLRNASGAPVTIYDPLNVQDPNGNPVRSPFPGNVIPANRINPVAKAVTAFMPTPNSATRAGQAYSTSNYLLPNYVNHDKFYNLILKFDFNFGDRHRGFFRHASNDRTEDRAVNGIDNAVGTDGQQPFQRINDAYVADWVWTASPTTVFNIRAASNRFIEKGLGRANEGFDLTSLGLPSSLISQLPGPTFFGRWEFTGYSSLGRYQSINITNNYSLQGSMTKIVGSHTMKMGTDLRRVHYIQQNTGNILQFTNNRNYTQRLWNQGDATSGDGFASFLLGTPTGGGVNVPLFPFNRQWYFAPYFQDDWKVARKLTLNLGIRWDYNGPPDEKYNRMNRGFDPTQATPLSQLPNLSNLRGGLRFVGADGQPTIAAKRDLNNWQPRVGVAYQINDRLVMRGGYGLYYLNPDNNFLQYAGYSVFTNIVDTLDGGRNPISNLLSNPFPGGFLQPAGSSQGALTFVGQNTAWFDPNFATPKVHQFSYGFQFQTSQTSNVEITYVGSRSIDLNNERNFNIPSVDLRKQCNLLEGGSASYCDAQVPNPFRGVEAFRGTTYFSAANISRFNASRPFPQFAGDMSRRGVNGSKAWYNSMQVSYNQRMSRDLIINANYTLSKNMEQWGWNDPYANVQQRGLYFLDRPHYFKFTTVYDLPFGKGKKFGAGASGIVDKLISGWEWTTFYTNASGEPADLPSNSINSTNNNVIMLRDPKVNNVDWKAHQVRGWSPCVLRMFNDGRVEPQPYSLAQGCGADQSTYAWLQLPNYAPRAVPLRSGQIRKHHAFTMDASLNKTTQITERVRVQFRAEAFNIFNHNYYGRDAFNVDPNNPNFGTVFPSLVSNQNSFPRQIQIGIKAFF; translated from the coding sequence GTGAGGCATCCACATATTGCCGCCATGGCCGCGGTCTGTCTGCTCACTTTGATCGCAGGCGCTCAGGAGTTCCGGGCCACGATATCCGGACACGTGCTCGACTCGAGCGGCGCGGCGGTTCCAAACGCGAAAATCCAAACCGTCAACACGGCGACCAATGAGACGTCGACGGCGACTTCGGACGGGTCGGGGAACTATTCGATTCCGTTCCTTCGCCCGGGCGTCTACAAGATGAACGTCACCGCCGACGGATTCAAGCAATTCAACCGCGAAAACATCACGCTGCAGGTGGGGCAGATCGCCGGTATCGACGTCGCGCTCGAAGTAGGCGCGATGACGGAGTCGATCAGCGTGACGGCGGAGGCGGCGATCCTCGAGACGCAGACGGCGTCGCGTTCGGGGGTAGTCAACACGAAGCAGGTGGCCGAGTTGCCGCTGAATGCACGGAATCCGTTCATGCTCGGGACGATGATGCCGGGCGTGACGTTCCGGGGTGCGGCGATCTGGCAGCGGCCGTTCGACAACGGCGCGATCGCGCAATGGTCGGTGAACGGCGGACGGCAATCGAACAACGAGTTCATGCTCGACGGCGCGCCGAACAATGCGCAGGCCGGAGGCAACAACATCGCCTATGTGCCGATTGTGGACGCGGTGCAGGAGTTCAACGTGCAGATGAACTCCTACGACGCGCAGTACGGAAAGACGGGCGGCGGCGTTTTCAACGTGGTGCTGAAGTCCGGCACGAACGATTTTCACGCCACCGGCTGGGAGTTCCTGCGGCGGAAGGTGCTGGACGCGAACACGTTCCAGGGCAACGCCGCAGGCGGGTCCCGGGCCGACCATGTGCTGGATCAATACGGCTTCCAGTTGGAGGGTCCGCTGTACATCCCGAAGCTGCTTACGAAGACTTCGAGGACACGCGGCTTCTTCCTCGGGAGCTTTGAGAACTATCGCGAGAACACGCCGAACCCGCTTACCAACTCCTATCCGGAGCAGGAGATGCGCAACGGCGACTTCTCCAAGCTGCGCAACGCGTCGGGCGCGCCGGTGACCATCTACGATCCGCTGAACGTGCAGGATCCGAACGGCAACCCGGTGCGGTCTCCGTTCCCCGGCAACGTGATTCCAGCGAACCGGATCAACCCGGTGGCGAAGGCGGTGACGGCGTTCATGCCGACGCCCAACTCGGCGACGCGCGCCGGACAAGCGTACTCGACTTCGAACTACCTGCTGCCGAACTACGTGAACCACGACAAGTTCTACAACCTGATTCTGAAGTTCGATTTCAACTTCGGCGACCGGCACCGCGGCTTCTTCCGTCACGCGTCGAACGACCGGACCGAGGACCGGGCCGTGAACGGAATCGACAACGCCGTGGGCACCGATGGCCAACAGCCGTTCCAACGGATCAACGACGCCTACGTCGCGGACTGGGTGTGGACGGCGTCTCCGACGACGGTGTTCAACATCCGCGCGGCTTCGAACCGGTTTATCGAGAAGGGCCTTGGGCGGGCGAACGAGGGCTTCGACCTGACGTCGCTCGGACTGCCTTCGAGCCTGATCAGCCAACTACCCGGGCCGACGTTCTTCGGCCGCTGGGAGTTCACGGGCTACTCGAGCCTTGGGCGCTACCAGAGTATTAACATCACGAACAACTACAGCCTGCAGGGCAGCATGACGAAGATCGTCGGCAGCCACACGATGAAGATGGGCACGGATCTGCGCCGCGTGCACTACATCCAGCAGAACACAGGCAACATTCTCCAGTTCACCAACAACAGGAACTACACGCAGCGGCTGTGGAATCAGGGCGACGCGACATCGGGGGACGGCTTCGCTTCCTTCCTGCTCGGTACGCCCACGGGCGGCGGTGTGAACGTGCCGCTGTTCCCGTTCAACAGGCAGTGGTACTTCGCTCCTTATTTCCAGGACGACTGGAAGGTGGCGCGGAAGCTGACGCTGAATCTTGGCATTCGCTGGGACTACAACGGTCCGCCGGATGAAAAATACAACCGGATGAACCGCGGGTTCGATCCCACGCAGGCGACTCCGCTCTCGCAGCTTCCCAATCTTTCGAACCTTCGCGGAGGACTGCGTTTCGTGGGCGCGGACGGCCAGCCGACGATCGCCGCCAAGCGGGACCTGAACAACTGGCAGCCGCGCGTGGGCGTGGCGTACCAGATCAACGACCGGCTGGTGATGCGCGGTGGCTACGGGCTCTACTACCTGAACCCGGACAACAACTTCCTGCAGTATGCCGGCTACTCGGTGTTTACGAACATCGTGGATACGCTCGACGGCGGGCGTAACCCGATTTCGAACCTGCTTTCGAATCCGTTCCCCGGCGGCTTCCTCCAACCGGCCGGTTCGAGCCAGGGCGCGCTGACGTTCGTGGGGCAGAACACGGCGTGGTTCGACCCGAACTTCGCGACTCCGAAAGTGCACCAGTTTTCCTACGGCTTCCAGTTCCAGACGAGCCAGACCTCCAACGTGGAAATCACCTACGTTGGCAGCCGTTCCATCGACCTGAACAACGAGCGCAACTTCAATATCCCGTCGGTCGACCTCCGCAAGCAGTGCAACCTGCTCGAAGGCGGCAGCGCATCCTATTGCGACGCGCAGGTGCCCAATCCATTCCGCGGCGTGGAGGCGTTCCGCGGGACGACCTACTTCAGCGCGGCCAATATCAGCCGATTCAATGCGTCGCGTCCGTTCCCGCAGTTCGCGGGAGACATGTCGCGGCGCGGCGTGAACGGGTCCAAGGCCTGGTACAACTCGATGCAGGTGAGCTACAACCAGCGCATGAGCCGCGACCTCATCATCAACGCCAACTATACGCTGAGCAAGAACATGGAGCAGTGGGGATGGAACGATCCCTATGCGAACGTGCAGCAGCGCGGCCTGTACTTCCTGGACCGGCCGCACTACTTCAAGTTCACCACCGTCTACGATCTGCCGTTCGGCAAGGGCAAGAAGTTCGGCGCCGGTGCGTCCGGGATCGTCGATAAGCTGATCTCGGGCTGGGAGTGGACCACGTTCTACACCAACGCGAGCGGCGAACCGGCAGACCTGCCGAGCAACAGCATCAACTCGACCAACAACAATGTGATCATGCTGCGAGATCCGAAGGTGAACAACGTGGATTGGAAGGCGCACCAGGTGCGCGGGTGGAGTCCGTGCGTGCTGCGCATGTTCAACGACGGGCGGGTGGAGCCCCAGCCCTACTCGCTGGCGCAGGGATGCGGCGCCGATCAATCCACCTACGCGTGGCTGCAGTTGCCGAACTATGCTCCGCGCGCGGTTCCGCTGCGCAGCGGCCAGATCCGGAAGCACCATGCGTTCACGATGGATGCGTCGTTGAACAAGACGACGCAGATCACCGAGCGGGTCCGGGTGCAGTTCCGCGCCGAGGCGTTCAACATCTTCAACCATAACTACTATGGCCGCGATGCCTTCAACGTGGACCCGAACAACCCGAATTTCGGGACGGTATTCCCGTCGCTCGTATCGAACCAGAACTCCTTCCCGCGGCAGATTCAGATTGGGATCAAGGCGTTCTTCTAG
- a CDS encoding CRTAC1 family protein: protein MPGGIALLDYDNDGRLDFFLTNGAAQPSLAKSGPRYWNRLFRNLGGWRFEDVTQRAGLAGHGYAMGAAAADFDNDGDTDLLVTGVGFRDLYRNRGDGNFENITASAGLAGNTWSISAAWLDFDNDGDLDLFVADYCKWDPAKEPFCGDAKAGFRTYCHPKYYEGLPNRLYRNEGGGRFRDVSAESGIAAHIGKGMGVAIADYDADGQIDIYVANDATPDFLFHNEGGGRFREVGIEAGIALTDDGKAVSSMGADFKDLDDDGRPDLFLTALANETFPLFRNLGRGLFADVTWKSRIGAATIAHSGWSTGVYDFDLDGRKDIFVANGDVQDNTDTYSNRASKQPNQLLRNKGDGTFEDIRFGDPAQHRGAAFGDLDGDGRVDAVVTRLNGEPVFYRNAYGPGRHWIGVRLRGTASNRDGIGAQVRIAAGGTQQYWPVATAVGYASSSTKIVHAGLGDAAQASLEIRWPSGAVQQIPAAEAGRLHTITEPPPDASPAPAALAPPRDPAARP from the coding sequence ATGCCCGGGGGAATCGCCCTGCTCGACTATGACAACGACGGCCGCCTCGACTTCTTCCTCACCAACGGCGCCGCCCAGCCGAGCCTCGCTAAATCCGGCCCGCGCTATTGGAATCGCCTCTTCCGCAATCTCGGCGGGTGGCGATTCGAAGACGTCACCCAACGCGCCGGACTCGCCGGGCACGGCTACGCGATGGGCGCCGCCGCGGCCGACTTCGACAACGACGGCGATACCGACCTGCTCGTCACTGGAGTCGGCTTTCGCGACCTCTACCGTAATCGCGGCGATGGAAACTTCGAGAACATCACCGCCTCCGCCGGACTCGCCGGCAACACCTGGTCCATCTCCGCCGCCTGGCTCGACTTCGACAACGACGGTGATCTCGACCTCTTTGTCGCCGACTACTGCAAATGGGATCCGGCCAAGGAACCCTTTTGCGGCGACGCCAAGGCCGGTTTTCGCACGTACTGCCACCCCAAGTATTACGAAGGCTTGCCCAATCGCCTCTACCGCAACGAGGGCGGCGGACGCTTTCGCGACGTCTCCGCCGAGTCCGGCATCGCGGCCCACATCGGCAAAGGAATGGGAGTCGCCATCGCCGACTACGACGCCGACGGCCAAATCGACATCTACGTCGCCAATGACGCCACGCCCGATTTCCTCTTCCACAACGAAGGTGGTGGGCGATTCCGCGAGGTGGGCATCGAAGCCGGTATCGCCCTCACCGACGACGGCAAGGCCGTCTCCTCCATGGGCGCCGATTTCAAGGACCTCGACGACGACGGCCGCCCCGATCTCTTCCTCACCGCCCTCGCCAACGAAACCTTCCCGCTGTTCCGCAACCTCGGCCGCGGCCTCTTCGCCGACGTCACATGGAAAAGCCGCATCGGCGCCGCAACCATCGCCCACAGCGGCTGGTCCACCGGCGTCTACGACTTCGACCTGGATGGCCGCAAGGATATCTTCGTCGCCAATGGCGACGTTCAAGACAACACCGACACTTACTCCAATCGCGCTTCGAAGCAGCCCAACCAGTTACTCCGCAACAAAGGCGACGGAACGTTCGAGGATATCCGTTTCGGCGACCCCGCCCAGCACCGCGGCGCCGCATTCGGCGATCTCGACGGCGACGGACGCGTCGACGCCGTCGTCACCCGTCTCAACGGCGAGCCGGTCTTCTATCGCAACGCCTACGGCCCGGGCCGCCATTGGATCGGAGTGCGGCTCCGGGGCACGGCATCCAATCGCGACGGCATCGGCGCCCAGGTTCGCATCGCCGCCGGTGGAACTCAACAATACTGGCCGGTAGCCACGGCTGTGGGCTACGCCTCGTCCAGCACGAAGATTGTCCATGCCGGCCTCGGCGACGCCGCCCAGGCCAGCCTTGAGATCCGTTGGCCATCCGGCGCGGTGCAGCAAATCCCCGCCGCCGAAGCGGGCCGCCTTCACACGATCACGGAGCCGCCGCCAGACGCTTCGCCCGCCCCAGCAGCACTCGCGCCGCCTCGTGATCCGGCCGCGCGGCCGTGA
- a CDS encoding carboxypeptidase regulatory-like domain-containing protein translates to MKARLLAGIVCLLSATYAQEFRATISGHVNDSSGAAVPNAKLQAVNTATNETSTAVTDGSGTYSIPFLRPGVYKLTVTGEGFKQFNRENITLQVGQIAGIDVTLEVGAITESINVTAEAALLETQTASRAGVVNTKQVAELPLNARNPFMLGTMMPGVVFRGAAIWQRPFDNGAIAQWSVNGGRQSTNEFMLDGAPNNGQAGNNNIAYVPIVDAVQEFNVQMNSYDAQYGKTGGGVFNVVLKSGTTDFHATGWEFLRRKFLDANTFQGNAAGGERANHVLDQYGFQLEGPLYIPGLLTKNSTTKGFFLGSFENYRENTPNPLRTSYPEPEMRNGDFSKLRNAAGQAVTIYDPINAQTDSAGNPIRQAFPGNVIPSSRIHPVAKAVTGFMPLPNSPTAGGFAYATNNYILPNYVNHDKFYNLILKFDFNFGDRHRGFFRHASNDRTEDRAVNGIDNAVGTDGQQPFQRINDAYVADWVWTASPTTVVNLRAASNRFIEKGFGRANEGFDLTSLGLSSGLVSQLPGPTYFGRWDFQGYNSLGRYQSINITNNYSLQGSVTKILGSHTIKMGGDLRRVHFIQQNSGNILQFANNRDWTQRLWNQAEPTAGDGYATFLLGTPSTGSSNYPLYPFNRWWYFAPFIQDDWKVSRRLTMNLGFRWDYNGPPDEKYNRMNRGFDPAQATPLSQLPGLSNLRGGFRFAGVDGQSTLGAKRDMNNFQPRVGAAYQITEKLIARGGYGLYYLNPSNAFLQFAGFTTSTPIVDSLDGGRTPISNLYSNPFPSGIAVPPGASQGALTFAGRNNNWFNPDFVTPKVHQFSFGFQFQTSQSSTLEVTYVGSRSIDLNNQRDFNIPSLDFRKQCNILEGGLPAYCDAQVPNPFRGVAAFEGTTYFSAANISRFNANRPFPQFSGNLLDVGKNGSRAWYNSLQVGYNQRMGRDLIINANYTLSKTVERWGWNDPYADVQGQGLYFNDRPHFFKFTTVWELPFGEGKRFGAGSGGAMKKLISGWEWTTFYTNASGEPNDLPGNVIQLKDPRVENVDWKAHQVRGWSPCVLRMFNDGRVVPQSYSVAAGCGNDPSTYSWLMLPSYAPRATPSRSGQIRKHHAFTMDASLNKTTHITERLRLQFRIEAFNIFNHNYFGRDNFNTDPNNPNFGTVFPSTVSNQNTFPRQIQLGVKAFW, encoded by the coding sequence GTGAAAGCCAGACTCCTCGCAGGCATCGTGTGCCTGCTCTCCGCCACGTATGCGCAAGAGTTTCGCGCAACTATTTCCGGACACGTCAATGATTCGAGCGGCGCAGCCGTTCCGAACGCCAAGCTTCAAGCGGTCAACACGGCCACCAACGAAACTTCCACCGCGGTTACGGACGGTTCGGGCACGTACTCGATTCCGTTCCTGCGTCCGGGCGTCTACAAACTGACGGTGACCGGTGAGGGGTTCAAGCAGTTCAACCGCGAGAACATCACGCTGCAGGTGGGGCAGATCGCCGGTATCGACGTTACGCTCGAGGTGGGCGCGATCACCGAGTCGATCAACGTGACGGCCGAGGCGGCGCTGCTCGAGACGCAGACGGCGTCGCGGGCGGGCGTGGTGAACACGAAGCAGGTGGCGGAGTTACCGCTGAACGCGCGGAACCCGTTCATGCTGGGCACGATGATGCCGGGCGTGGTGTTCCGCGGCGCGGCGATCTGGCAGCGCCCGTTCGATAACGGCGCCATCGCGCAATGGTCGGTGAACGGAGGGCGGCAGTCGACGAACGAATTCATGCTCGACGGCGCTCCGAACAACGGCCAGGCGGGCAACAACAACATCGCCTACGTGCCGATCGTGGACGCGGTGCAGGAGTTCAACGTGCAAATGAACTCCTACGACGCGCAGTACGGCAAGACGGGCGGCGGCGTTTTCAACGTGGTGCTGAAGTCCGGCACGACCGATTTTCACGCCACCGGGTGGGAGTTCCTGCGACGAAAGTTTCTGGATGCGAATACGTTCCAGGGCAACGCCGCCGGCGGGGAACGGGCCAACCACGTGCTGGACCAGTACGGTTTCCAACTCGAGGGGCCGCTGTACATCCCCGGTCTTCTCACTAAGAATTCCACGACGAAGGGCTTTTTCCTCGGCAGCTTCGAGAACTATCGCGAGAACACGCCGAATCCTCTTCGCACGTCGTACCCGGAGCCGGAGATGCGCAACGGCGACTTCTCGAAGCTGCGCAACGCCGCCGGGCAGGCGGTGACGATCTACGATCCGATCAACGCGCAGACTGATTCCGCCGGCAACCCGATCCGCCAGGCGTTCCCGGGCAACGTGATTCCATCCAGCCGCATCCACCCGGTAGCGAAGGCGGTTACCGGCTTCATGCCGCTGCCGAACTCGCCCACCGCGGGCGGATTCGCTTACGCCACGAACAACTACATCCTTCCGAACTACGTGAACCACGACAAGTTCTACAACCTGATCCTCAAGTTCGACTTCAACTTCGGCGACCGGCATCGCGGATTCTTCCGCCACGCGTCGAACGATCGAACGGAAGACCGGGCGGTGAACGGCATCGACAACGCGGTGGGCACCGACGGCCAACAGCCGTTCCAGCGCATCAATGACGCCTACGTGGCGGACTGGGTGTGGACGGCGTCGCCGACGACCGTAGTGAACCTGCGTGCGGCGTCGAACCGGTTCATCGAAAAGGGCTTCGGGCGGGCGAACGAAGGCTTCGACCTGACGTCGCTGGGCCTCTCGAGCGGCCTCGTCTCGCAGCTTCCGGGACCCACCTACTTCGGCCGCTGGGACTTTCAGGGATACAACTCGCTCGGGCGCTATCAGAGCATCAACATCACGAACAATTACAGCCTGCAGGGATCGGTGACGAAGATCCTCGGCAGCCACACGATCAAGATGGGCGGCGACCTGCGCCGAGTCCACTTCATCCAGCAGAACAGCGGCAACATCCTGCAGTTCGCCAACAATCGCGATTGGACACAGCGGCTGTGGAACCAGGCCGAGCCTACCGCCGGCGACGGTTACGCGACGTTCCTGCTCGGCACACCTTCCACCGGCAGCTCGAACTATCCGCTGTATCCGTTCAACCGCTGGTGGTACTTCGCGCCGTTCATCCAGGATGACTGGAAAGTGTCGCGACGGCTGACGATGAATCTCGGCTTCCGGTGGGACTACAACGGGCCGCCGGACGAAAAGTACAACCGCATGAACCGTGGGTTCGATCCGGCGCAGGCGACTCCGCTCTCGCAGCTTCCGGGGCTCTCGAATCTGCGGGGCGGCTTCCGGTTCGCGGGTGTGGACGGCCAGTCGACGCTCGGCGCCAAGCGGGACATGAACAACTTCCAGCCGCGGGTGGGCGCCGCCTACCAGATCACTGAGAAGTTGATTGCCCGCGGCGGCTACGGCTTGTACTACCTGAATCCGTCGAACGCGTTTCTTCAGTTCGCCGGCTTTACGACGTCCACGCCCATCGTCGACTCGCTCGACGGCGGGCGAACCCCGATCTCGAATCTGTACAGCAACCCGTTCCCATCCGGCATCGCCGTGCCTCCGGGCGCGAGCCAGGGCGCGCTCACGTTCGCCGGCCGGAACAACAACTGGTTCAATCCGGACTTCGTGACGCCGAAGGTGCACCAGTTCTCGTTCGGATTCCAGTTCCAGACGAGCCAGTCGAGCACGCTCGAGGTCACCTACGTCGGCAGCCGGTCGATCGACCTCAACAACCAGCGCGACTTCAACATTCCGTCGCTTGATTTCCGCAAGCAGTGCAATATCCTGGAAGGCGGACTGCCGGCCTACTGCGACGCGCAGGTTCCGAACCCGTTCCGGGGCGTGGCCGCGTTCGAGGGCACCACGTATTTCAGCGCGGCCAATATCAGCCGGTTCAACGCGAACCGCCCGTTCCCGCAGTTCAGCGGCAACCTGCTCGATGTGGGCAAGAACGGATCCCGAGCCTGGTATAACTCGCTCCAGGTGGGTTACAACCAGCGGATGGGCCGCGACCTGATCATCAACGCGAACTACACGCTCAGCAAGACGGTGGAGCGGTGGGGATGGAACGATCCGTACGCCGACGTCCAGGGCCAAGGCTTGTACTTCAACGACAGGCCGCACTTCTTCAAGTTCACCACCGTGTGGGAACTGCCGTTCGGCGAAGGCAAGCGCTTTGGGGCCGGTTCCGGCGGGGCGATGAAGAAGCTGATCTCGGGATGGGAGTGGACCACGTTCTACACCAATGCGAGCGGCGAACCGAACGACCTGCCCGGCAACGTGATCCAGCTGAAGGATCCGCGCGTCGAAAACGTCGATTGGAAAGCGCACCAGGTGCGCGGTTGGAGCCCGTGCGTGCTGCGTATGTTCAATGACGGCCGTGTGGT
- a CDS encoding tetratricopeptide repeat protein yields the protein MAILLLAALLFAASDYERAVALIESGDPAAAAPLLEKAMREEPGNGLYAKALGVVYASLGDYRSAAPQFEKACAANPPLEDACYFAGRARYAADQYREAIPLLERALKNDSRKVRSDWGVAQCLDALGRYEEAETRFRAALRRDEPRAEAQLAYGKFLTRQGRAEEAAPLLEHAQSLHTVEARFELALALVQAGRAREAVAHLEAITAARPDHEAARVLLGRAKRLAAAP from the coding sequence ATGGCGATTCTGCTACTAGCCGCGTTGTTGTTTGCCGCATCGGACTACGAGCGGGCCGTGGCGTTGATCGAGAGCGGCGATCCTGCGGCAGCGGCGCCGCTGCTCGAGAAGGCGATGCGCGAGGAGCCGGGCAACGGGCTCTACGCGAAGGCGCTGGGGGTGGTCTATGCGTCACTGGGCGACTACCGGTCCGCCGCGCCGCAGTTCGAGAAGGCTTGCGCGGCCAACCCTCCGCTAGAAGATGCGTGTTACTTCGCGGGCCGGGCCCGGTATGCGGCGGACCAGTATCGCGAGGCGATTCCGCTGCTGGAGCGCGCTTTGAAGAACGATTCGCGGAAGGTACGCTCCGATTGGGGCGTGGCGCAGTGCCTGGACGCGCTGGGCCGGTATGAGGAGGCTGAGACGCGGTTCCGTGCGGCGCTACGGCGGGACGAGCCTCGGGCGGAGGCGCAGCTTGCGTACGGAAAGTTTTTGACGCGCCAGGGCCGGGCTGAGGAGGCGGCGCCTCTGCTCGAGCATGCGCAGTCACTCCACACGGTGGAGGCCCGGTTCGAACTGGCGCTGGCGCTGGTGCAGGCGGGCCGGGCCCGGGAGGCGGTGGCGCACCTGGAAGCGATCACGGCCGCGCGGCCGGATCACGAGGCGGCGCGAGTGCTGCTGGGGCGGGCGAAGCGTCTGGCGGCGGCTCCGTGA